One genomic window of Cannabis sativa cultivar Pink pepper isolate KNU-18-1 chromosome 2, ASM2916894v1, whole genome shotgun sequence includes the following:
- the LOC115720672 gene encoding uncharacterized protein LOC115720672: protein MDLRLHPNPIQPGKNKPLKPPNKPIQKMPKASIITSTLSRDKRVFGTVRNSNNSTIIKPSSSNGVPHKKPQRSKPTRSQPFIENPKPKLKQIEEEKKTPISGHRTPVNSKISASKSNFHTAKICTKCRFDRLETSSYWVGQIKLAESVGKHFASLAFFKLAIESKAQPFEKLDLELKRYLGRNGGLGVENEWKEVCSKYEILLLKKKKESGNNYSEDFDSAIKELSLTQTQITNLGVENDDDGFCQN from the exons ATGGATCTTCGTCTTCATCCAAATCCAATTCAACCAG GTAAAAACAAGCCCCTGAAACCCCCAAATAAGCCGATTCAGAAAATGCCCAAAGCTTCAATAATCACTTCCACACTTTCCAG AGATAAGCGAGTTTTCGGAACCGTTCGAAACTCCAACAATTCAACGATCATCAAACCCTCCTCCTCCAATGGTGTTCCTCACAAGAAGCCTCAAAGGTCCAAACCCACACGATCCCAGCCCTTCATTGAAAACCCAAAACCCAAATTGAAACAAAttgaagaagagaaaaagacTCCAATTTCAGGGCATCGAACTCCGGTGAATTCGAAAATTTCGGCCTCGAAATCGAATTTCCATACCGCAAAGATTTGTACTAAATGCAGATTTGATCGGCTCGAAACGTCGTCGTATTGGGTTGGACAGATCAAGTTGGCTGAGTCAGTAGGCAAGCATTTTGCTTCGCTTGCTTTCTTCAAACTCGCAATTGAATCCAAAGCACAG CCATTTGAAAAGCTGGATTTGGAACTGAAGAGGTATTTGGGGAGAAATGGAGGATTGGGCGTGGAGAATGAGTGGAAGGAAGTGTGTTCTAAGTACGAAATAttattattgaagaagaagaaagaaagtggGAATAATTATAGTGAAGATTTTGATTCAGCCATTAAGGAATTGAgcttaactcaaactcaaattACTAATCTTGGAGTTGAGAATGATGATGATGGCTTTTGTCAAAATTGA
- the LOC115720915 gene encoding late embryogenesis abundant protein D-34-like yields the protein MSQKQLPEKAAEIEQLDPIKYGDVFNVQGELASRPIAPRDAAAMQAAENMVIGKTLKGGSAAVMESAAALNERLGLSGHNNASNLGREEGVTVSQKTLHGSRVVTEAIGGQVVRELSEAVVGSGTPGAVLDKDSVNIGEALEAAALSMGDKTVDQSDASAIQAAEMRATGRNLTQPGGIGALAQSAATQNPKTTNKTTISDILKDASEKLERDKCVTREDAERVIDAEIRNKPDLNITPTPPGIGASMAAAATLNQNK from the exons atgagCCAGAAACAATTACCAGAAAAAGCAGCTGAGATTGAACAGCTGGACCCCATCAAATACGGCGACGTTTTCAACGTCCAGGGTGAGTTAGCGTCTAGGCCTATTGCGCCGAGAGACGCAGCCGCTATGCAAGCCGCTGAGAACATGGTTATAGGGAAAACTCTAAAGGGTGGCTCGGCTGCGGTCATGGAGTCGGCTGCCGCTCTAAATGAGCGACTCGGCTTGAGTGGCCATAACAACGCATCAAACCTGGGTAGAGAGGAGGGCGTCACCGTCTCTCAAAAAACTCTTCACGGGAGCCGCGTCGTCACTGAAGCCATTGGTGGTCAG gtgGTGAGGGAGTTGAGTGAGGCAGTGGTGGGAAGCGGAACACCAGGAGCGGTTTTGGATAAGGACTCGGTTAATATAGGCGAAGCCCTTGAGGCGGCTGCACTCTCAATGGGCGACAAAACTGTTGACCAAAGTGATGCGTCCGCAATACAAGCCGCCGAGATGAGAGCAACTGGGCGTAATTTAACGCAGCCTGGCGGTATTGGTGCTCTTGCTCAGTCTGCTGCCACTCAAAACCCAAAAACCACAAATAAGACAACTATTTCTGATATTCTTAag gatGCGAGTGAGAAGCTAGAGAGGGATAAATGTGTGACTAGAGAAGATGCTGAAAGGGTAATTGATGCTGAGATAAGGAATAAGCCTGATCTGAACATCACTCCTACTCCTCCTGGAATTGGAGCCTCCATGGCTGCCGCCGCTACCCTCAACCAGAACAAATGA
- the LOC115719652 gene encoding MLO-like protein 6, whose translation MAVASGGRSLEQTPTWAVAVVCLVLVFVSIIIEHIIHLIGKWFKKKHKRALYESLEKIKSELMLLGFISLLLTVGQSPISNICISEKIGGTWHPCNKEQEEKLNKGAEESDVEHESNSRRLLAFLESGDGAASVRRILAAAGTDKCAEKGKVPFVSADGIHQLHIFIFVLAVFHVLYCIMTMFLGRLKMGSWKHWEKETKTAEYQFSHDPERFRFARDTSFGRRHLSFWTKHPFLIWIVCFFRQFVRSVPKVDYLTLRHGFIMAHLAPQSHQKFDFQKYINRSLEEDFKVVVGISPPIWFFAVVFLLFNTHGWYSYLWLPFIPLIVILLVGTKLQVIITKMGLRIQERGEVVKGVPVVQPGDDLFWFNRPRLILYLINFVLFQNAFQLAFFAWTWYEFGRKSCFHEHVEDVVIRITMGVLIQILCSYVTLPLYALVTQMGTSMKPTIFNDKVAEALRNWHHSARKHIKHQNKAAGSVTPLSSRPTTPTHHMSPVHLLRHYRSEAADSLQNSPRRSNFDGTTERWETDSPSPSHHHHHGRFATEGSSSHHNSNNNNKNKNQQIELGQIMEQHHLHEDRFANELPPQTTTLRNQAATADDQSSAAAAKVGPPPPHHEINIGHRDFSFERFERQPSV comes from the exons ATGGCGGTGGCTAGCGGAGGAAGATCTTTAGAACAAACACCAACATGGGCTGTGGCCGTAGTTTGTCTTGTTTTGGTATTTGTTTCCATTATTATTGAGCACATAATCCATCTCATTGGCAAG tggttTAAGAAGAAACATAAACGAGCTCTTTATGAATCGTTGGAAAAGATCAAATCAG agcTTATGTTATTGGGGTTCATATCGTTGTTACTAACGGTGGGACAAAGTCCGATCTCAAATATTTGTATATCTGAGAAAATTGGGGGGACATGGCATCCTTGTAATAAAGAACAAGAAGAGAAATTGAATAAAGGGGCTGAAGAATCTGATGTCGAACATGAAAGTAACAGTCGGAGATTGCTGGCCTTTTTAGAGTCCGGCGACGGTGCTGCTAGTGTCCGGCGAATTTTGGCGGCGGCCGGGACTGATAAGTGTGCTGAAAag GGCAAAGTTCCATTTGTTTCGGCGGATGGTATTCATCAGTTGCATATTTTTATCTTTGTGTTGGCTGTTTTCCATGTTCTCTACTGCATCATGACAATGTTTTTGGGCAGACTTAAG ATGGGAAGTTGGAAGCATTGGGAAAAGGAGACTAAAACAGCCGAATATCAATTCTCACATg atCCAGAAAGATTCAGATTTGCGAGGGACACTTCTTTTGGAAGAAGACATTTAAGTTTCTGGACCAAACACCCTTTCCTAATATGGATA GTTTGTTTCTTCAGACAATTTGTTAGATCAGTTCCTAAAGTTGATTATTTAACTTTGAGACATGGATTTATAATG gCACATTTGGCCCCTCAAAGCCATCAAAAATTTGACTTTCAGAAGTACATTAACAGATCTCTAGAAGAAGATTTCAAGGTCGTTGTAGGAATCAg TCCTCCTATTTGGTTCTTCGCTGTGGTGTTCTTACTCTTCAATACCCATG GCTGGTATTCTTATCTTTGGCTACCTTTTATTCCTCTAATT GTGATCTTATTGGTGGGGACGAAATTACAAGTGATTATAACAAAGATGGGGCTAAGAATTCAAGAAAGAGGAGAAGTGGTAAAAGGAGTGCCTGTGGTTCAACCTGGGGATGACCTTTTCTGGTTCAACCGCCCACGCCTTATTCTCTACCTTATTAACTTCGTCCTCTTCCAG AATGCATTCCAGCTTGCGTTCTTTGCATGGACTTGG tATGAATTTGGACGCAAATCTTGCTTTCATGAACATGTTGAGGATGTGGTTATCAGAATCACCATGGG GGTGCTCATCCAGATTCTGTGCAGCTACGTCACCCTCCCTCTCTACGCCCTTGTTACACAA ATGGGTACATCCATGAAACCAACTATATTCAACGACAAAGTAGCGGAGGCCCTCCGCAACTGGCACCACTCAGCCCGAAAGCACATCAAACACCAAAACAAGGCGGCGGGGTCAGTGACGCCGCTGTCAAGCCGGCCAACGACACCCACACATCACATGTCCCCGGTCCACCTCTTGCGCCACTACCGCAGTGAGGCAGCAGACAGCCTCCAAAACTCCCCAAGGCGCTCAAACTTTGATGGTACCACCGAACGGTGGGAGACAGATTCGCCATCTCCAtctcaccaccaccaccacggCCGCTTCGCGACCGAGGGTTCCTCCTCTCatcataatagtaataataataataaaaataaaaatcaacaaaTTGAATTGGGACAAATAATGGAACAACATCATCTTCATGAAGATCGATTCGCCAATGAGCTTCCTCCTCAAACCACAACATTAAGAAATCAAGCTGCTACTGCTGATGATCAATCATCAGCAGCAGCAGCAAAGGTGGGGCCGCCGCCGCCCCACCACGAAATCAATATTGGACACAGAGATTTCTCTTTTGAACGGTTTGAACGACAGCCTAGCGTTTGA